From the genome of Populus trichocarpa isolate Nisqually-1 chromosome 15, P.trichocarpa_v4.1, whole genome shotgun sequence, one region includes:
- the LOC7453751 gene encoding calmodulin-binding protein 60 A isoform X1, whose protein sequence is MAQKRQPEEGKPRSDGNNSPEEKRRKFNLKSVVQEVIKVQSVQHLLEPILEPLIRRVVKEEVELALRKHLANMKRSIGKGIDSSESRSLKLQFANNLSLPVFTGARIEGEEGPAIKVVLVDTRTGKIVNSGPESSSRVEIVVLEGDFDGDEAENWTPEEFKNNIVREREGKKPLLTGDVLLNLKEGICLVGEISFTDNSSWTRSRKFRLGVRAVDNFDGTSIREAKTESFIVRDHRGELYKKHHPPSLFDEVWRLEKIGKDGAFHKRLSRENINTVKDFLILLFIDPTRLRHILGTGMSAKMWEVTVEHARTCVLDKIIYLYCPPVSQQKTGVVFNVVGQVMGLLSEGQYVPIDKLSETEKADGQNLVITAFEHWEQVISFDDEASLVGGSSQLSDVAYTSSSPQTENSSGSKFLASQKIGGFDYAQPSASSPDIMSSIYTVGGVNGLDDYALQGIENMGLRYDQTLNFNGQVSNSLICDTDSLAQAFCDEEHLRFFDTDLQSQNLSLETQADLQSAVDGFLLARSTAVAVYKAQRRWAKISCVLKWFSVRKLVATKKSLWSRNS, encoded by the exons GTAAAGGAGGAAGTCGAATTAGCTCTAAGGAAACATTTGGCTAACATGAAAAG GAGCATTGGGAAAGGGATAGATTCCTCTGAATCAAGAAGCTTAAAACTGCAGTTCGCAAACAACCTCTCACTTCCAGTGTTCACTGGAGCTCGtattgaaggagaagaaggtCCTGCAATTAAAGTGGTTTTGGTCGATACTCGTACTGGGAAAATTGTCAACTCTGGCCCCGAATCTTCTTCCAGAGTGGAAATTGTTGTTCTTGAGGGTGATTTTGATGGTGATGAGGCTGAGAACTGGACACCTGAAGAATTTAAGAATAACAttgtaagagagagagaaggaaagaaacccCTTCTTACTGGAGATGTACTCCTCAATCTTAAAGAGGGGATTTGTTTGGTTGGTGAAATTTCATTTACAGATAATTCAAGCTGGACAAGAAGCCGCAAGTTCAGGCTTGGGGTAAGAGCTGTGGACAACTTTGATGGCACTAGCATAAGGGAAGCAAAGACAGAATCCTTCATCGTCAGGGATCACCGAGGAGAAT TGTACAAGAAGCACCATCCCCCATCTCTGTTTGATGAAGTTTGGAGATTAGAGAAGATTGGCAAAGATGGAGCTTTCCATAAGCGTTTGAGTCGGGAGAATATCAATACTGTGAAGGATTTTCTGATCCTTCTCTTCATAGATCCTACAAGGCTTCGCCAT ATTCTTGGCACGGGCATGTCTGCTAAGATGTGGGAAGTTACTGTGGAGCATGCTCGAACTTGTGTGCTTGATAAGATAATATACTTGTATTGCCCTCCTGTTTCTCAACAGAAAACTGGTGTAGTCTTTAATGTTGTTGGACAAGTTATGGGATTGCTTTCAGAAGGCCAATATGTTCCTATTGATAAGCTGTCTGAAACTGAAAAG GCTGATGGTCAAAACTTGGTAATCACTGCATTTGAACATTGGGAGCAAGTCATATCTTTTGATGATGAAGCATCTCTGGTGGGTGGCTCTTCACAATTGTCTGATGTTGCTTACACCTCAAGCTCACCCCAGACAGAAAATTCTAGTGGAAGCAAGTTTTTGGCTTCACAAAAGATAGGTGGATTTGATTATGCACAACCAAGTGCATCTTCTCCAGATATCATGTCGTCTATATATACTGTTGGGGGTGTGAATGGATTGGATGACTATGCCTTGCAGGGTATTGAAAATATGGGTCTTAGATATGACCAGACTCTGAACTTCAACGGCCAAGTCTCCAACTCCCTCATTTGTGACACCGATTCCTTGGCTCAAGCTTTCTGTGACGAGGAACATTTGCGGTTTTTTGATACAGATCTTCAGTCTCAGAACCTCAGTTTAGAAACACAAGCTGATTTGCAAAGTGCTGTTGATGGCTTCCTGTTGGCGCGCTCTACGGCTGTTGCTGTTTATAAGGCTCAGAGGAGATGGGCTAAGATCTCTTGCGTGTTGAAATGGTTCTCCGTCAGGAAGCTTGTGGCTACAAAAAAAAGCTTGTGGTCGAGAAACTCATAG
- the LOC7453751 gene encoding calmodulin-binding protein 60 A isoform X2 translates to MKRSIGKGIDSSESRSLKLQFANNLSLPVFTGARIEGEEGPAIKVVLVDTRTGKIVNSGPESSSRVEIVVLEGDFDGDEAENWTPEEFKNNIVREREGKKPLLTGDVLLNLKEGICLVGEISFTDNSSWTRSRKFRLGVRAVDNFDGTSIREAKTESFIVRDHRGELYKKHHPPSLFDEVWRLEKIGKDGAFHKRLSRENINTVKDFLILLFIDPTRLRHILGTGMSAKMWEVTVEHARTCVLDKIIYLYCPPVSQQKTGVVFNVVGQVMGLLSEGQYVPIDKLSETEKADGQNLVITAFEHWEQVISFDDEASLVGGSSQLSDVAYTSSSPQTENSSGSKFLASQKIGGFDYAQPSASSPDIMSSIYTVGGVNGLDDYALQGIENMGLRYDQTLNFNGQVSNSLICDTDSLAQAFCDEEHLRFFDTDLQSQNLSLETQADLQSAVDGFLLARSTAVAVYKAQRRWAKISCVLKWFSVRKLVATKKSLWSRNS, encoded by the exons ATGAAAAG GAGCATTGGGAAAGGGATAGATTCCTCTGAATCAAGAAGCTTAAAACTGCAGTTCGCAAACAACCTCTCACTTCCAGTGTTCACTGGAGCTCGtattgaaggagaagaaggtCCTGCAATTAAAGTGGTTTTGGTCGATACTCGTACTGGGAAAATTGTCAACTCTGGCCCCGAATCTTCTTCCAGAGTGGAAATTGTTGTTCTTGAGGGTGATTTTGATGGTGATGAGGCTGAGAACTGGACACCTGAAGAATTTAAGAATAACAttgtaagagagagagaaggaaagaaacccCTTCTTACTGGAGATGTACTCCTCAATCTTAAAGAGGGGATTTGTTTGGTTGGTGAAATTTCATTTACAGATAATTCAAGCTGGACAAGAAGCCGCAAGTTCAGGCTTGGGGTAAGAGCTGTGGACAACTTTGATGGCACTAGCATAAGGGAAGCAAAGACAGAATCCTTCATCGTCAGGGATCACCGAGGAGAAT TGTACAAGAAGCACCATCCCCCATCTCTGTTTGATGAAGTTTGGAGATTAGAGAAGATTGGCAAAGATGGAGCTTTCCATAAGCGTTTGAGTCGGGAGAATATCAATACTGTGAAGGATTTTCTGATCCTTCTCTTCATAGATCCTACAAGGCTTCGCCAT ATTCTTGGCACGGGCATGTCTGCTAAGATGTGGGAAGTTACTGTGGAGCATGCTCGAACTTGTGTGCTTGATAAGATAATATACTTGTATTGCCCTCCTGTTTCTCAACAGAAAACTGGTGTAGTCTTTAATGTTGTTGGACAAGTTATGGGATTGCTTTCAGAAGGCCAATATGTTCCTATTGATAAGCTGTCTGAAACTGAAAAG GCTGATGGTCAAAACTTGGTAATCACTGCATTTGAACATTGGGAGCAAGTCATATCTTTTGATGATGAAGCATCTCTGGTGGGTGGCTCTTCACAATTGTCTGATGTTGCTTACACCTCAAGCTCACCCCAGACAGAAAATTCTAGTGGAAGCAAGTTTTTGGCTTCACAAAAGATAGGTGGATTTGATTATGCACAACCAAGTGCATCTTCTCCAGATATCATGTCGTCTATATATACTGTTGGGGGTGTGAATGGATTGGATGACTATGCCTTGCAGGGTATTGAAAATATGGGTCTTAGATATGACCAGACTCTGAACTTCAACGGCCAAGTCTCCAACTCCCTCATTTGTGACACCGATTCCTTGGCTCAAGCTTTCTGTGACGAGGAACATTTGCGGTTTTTTGATACAGATCTTCAGTCTCAGAACCTCAGTTTAGAAACACAAGCTGATTTGCAAAGTGCTGTTGATGGCTTCCTGTTGGCGCGCTCTACGGCTGTTGCTGTTTATAAGGCTCAGAGGAGATGGGCTAAGATCTCTTGCGTGTTGAAATGGTTCTCCGTCAGGAAGCTTGTGGCTACAAAAAAAAGCTTGTGGTCGAGAAACTCATAG